One window of the Dehalococcoidia bacterium genome contains the following:
- a CDS encoding isocitrate lyase/PEP mutase family protein, whose product MNLTGRREAYRAVLEGDACVHPASVYDPISARIAEDLGFEVMMFAGSIASATVLGAPDYIVLTLTEFAQQIHRICRAGTLPLMVDADHGYGNALNVRRTVEELETAGVAALTIEDTLLPRAFGQSGQSLIPIEEGIGKMKAALAGRQDPLLVVAGRSSAIAIEGLDEGIRRAKAYEAVGVDAVFMTGISTPAELEALNAELNIPILLGGVSGDLTDKAYLGSQGVRVALQGHWPFMATIKAAYDTLKALRDGVAPSDLEGIASADLVAQVTRLAEYDESILEFLE is encoded by the coding sequence GTGAACCTTACTGGTCGAAGAGAAGCCTACCGGGCGGTCCTGGAGGGCGACGCGTGTGTTCATCCGGCGTCGGTGTACGATCCGATATCGGCCCGCATCGCCGAAGACCTCGGGTTCGAGGTGATGATGTTTGCCGGATCGATCGCGTCGGCCACGGTGCTCGGCGCGCCGGACTACATCGTGCTTACCCTAACCGAGTTCGCCCAGCAGATTCACCGCATCTGCCGAGCCGGAACGCTGCCGCTGATGGTCGACGCCGACCACGGCTACGGCAACGCGCTCAATGTGCGCCGCACCGTGGAGGAGCTGGAGACCGCCGGGGTCGCCGCGCTGACCATCGAGGATACGCTGCTGCCCAGGGCGTTCGGCCAGTCTGGACAGAGCCTGATACCCATCGAAGAGGGTATCGGCAAGATGAAGGCCGCGCTTGCGGGCAGACAGGACCCGTTGCTGGTCGTTGCAGGCAGGTCGAGCGCGATTGCCATCGAGGGACTCGATGAGGGCATACGACGCGCCAAGGCATACGAGGCTGTCGGCGTAGATGCAGTCTTCATGACCGGCATCAGCACACCAGCAGAACTTGAGGCTCTGAACGCCGAATTGAACATCCCGATCCTGCTCGGCGGAGTCTCAGGCGATCTGACCGACAAGGCGTATCTCGGCTCACAGGGAGTCCGGGTCGCGTTGCAGGGCCACTGGCCGTTCATGGCGACCATCAAGGCTGCCTACGATACCCTCAAGGCGCTGCGTGACGGCGTGGCCCCATCCGACCTGGAGGGGATTGCGTCTGCCGACCTGGTAGCACAAGTGACACGCCTCGCTGAGTACGACGAGTCGATACTGGAATTCCTGGAGTAA
- a CDS encoding LLM class flavin-dependent oxidoreductase — protein MFIGHFTERPYQDPESGYFGATGLPIKDLTLSNEIYDPQVGSDLYNRYLDERVYAEQMGFDGIMLNEHHSTPFCMGGAMNVEASILAKITERAKIVLLGNILPIWDDPLWLVEQLAMIDMISRGRLVSGWVRGTGRESVAHNSPPPYNWERFQEAHDFIVKAWTTPGPFRWEGKHFNYRYVNPWVRPYQDPHPPIWLPGVVSRDSLVWAATNRIPYIMLATKLGPTQEAFQIYHDTAAELGYESGPQNIGYLWKVHVDETEELADEVGRKFVQGPSNPFLAGNEGTANPALLGLPGLTSRRRVLPTRDAATANRGGILSTSYEDQVENYTVVSGTPDTVIPKIRHVLETLRPGSVFFWDGDGAMTHEDQMRSLRLMGEYVLPAVREIADELELPSPFEVNPATGKPFEETKTEAEAVAD, from the coding sequence ATGTTCATAGGTCATTTCACGGAGAGACCGTACCAGGACCCCGAGTCCGGGTACTTCGGTGCGACCGGCCTGCCGATCAAGGACCTCACCCTCAGCAACGAGATCTATGACCCACAGGTGGGCTCCGATCTCTACAACCGCTACCTCGACGAGCGCGTCTATGCCGAGCAGATGGGCTTCGACGGCATCATGCTCAACGAGCACCACAGCACACCCTTCTGCATGGGCGGCGCGATGAACGTCGAGGCGTCCATCCTCGCCAAGATCACCGAACGCGCCAAGATCGTGCTGCTCGGCAACATCCTGCCCATCTGGGACGACCCGCTGTGGCTGGTTGAGCAGCTTGCCATGATCGACATGATCTCGCGCGGCAGGCTTGTATCCGGCTGGGTACGCGGCACCGGACGCGAGAGCGTTGCACACAACTCGCCTCCGCCGTACAACTGGGAGCGATTCCAGGAAGCGCACGATTTCATCGTCAAGGCGTGGACGACACCAGGCCCGTTCCGGTGGGAGGGCAAGCACTTCAACTACCGCTACGTCAACCCGTGGGTACGGCCCTACCAGGACCCGCATCCCCCGATCTGGCTGCCCGGCGTGGTCAGCCGCGACTCGCTCGTGTGGGCCGCTACCAACCGCATCCCTTACATCATGCTTGCCACCAAGCTCGGACCGACCCAGGAAGCATTCCAGATCTACCACGACACCGCCGCCGAGTTGGGCTACGAGTCCGGCCCGCAGAACATCGGCTACCTGTGGAAGGTCCACGTTGACGAGACCGAGGAGCTTGCAGACGAGGTAGGCAGGAAGTTCGTCCAGGGACCGAGCAACCCGTTCCTCGCAGGCAACGAGGGCACCGCGAACCCCGCTCTGCTCGGACTGCCGGGACTGACCTCCCGCAGGCGCGTGCTTCCGACCCGCGACGCCGCGACGGCCAACCGCGGCGGTATACTCAGCACCTCCTACGAAGACCAGGTCGAGAACTACACCGTCGTATCCGGCACGCCGGACACGGTTATTCCCAAGATCAGGCACGTACTCGAAACGCTCAGGCCCGGAAGCGTGTTCTTCTGGGACGGCGACGGTGCGATGACCCACGAGGACCAGATGCGCAGCCTCAGGCTGATGGGCGAATACGTACTGCCCGCAGTCCGCGAGATTGCTGATGAACTTGAGCTGCCCAGCCCGTTCGAGGTCAACCCCGCAACCGGCAAGCCGTTCGAGGAAACGAAGACTGAGGCCGAGGCAGTCGCCGACTGA
- a CDS encoding mandelate racemase/muconate lactonizing enzyme family protein, whose protein sequence is MKITAIENFAVKGLGANPWLYCAIRTDEGITGYSEYGVGNFAKGLPALVEDIGDTLIGKDPLPVDKLWMDMYRNTRSSSGGATAMAIAGIELALWDIKGKFHGVPVHRLVGGPLRDKQRVYWSHLATYRARMAEEWGVPKLSTMEDVADCAREAVDAGYTAFKTNIVFPGENPSVINNMFAGANDQNTPTDLVRHTVEQIGTMRDAVGPDIDICLDINYNFKTQGAIAIGRALEPFDLFWMEIDNQDPDALLQLKMAQRTPICTGEQLLGLRQYQPYFRKHAMDTVKVDVQWQGFSQAKKVADLAEVYEMNIAPHNYNSHLSSFQSLNLTAAVSNVRIMESDADSAAWRDELTTDLPEIENGWMTIPTRPGWGTDLNEEAARKYAWQG, encoded by the coding sequence ATGAAAATCACCGCAATCGAAAACTTCGCAGTCAAAGGCCTCGGCGCAAACCCCTGGCTCTACTGCGCCATCCGCACCGACGAGGGCATCACCGGCTACTCCGAGTACGGCGTGGGCAACTTCGCCAAGGGCCTGCCCGCGCTCGTCGAGGACATCGGCGATACGCTGATAGGCAAGGACCCTCTCCCGGTCGACAAACTCTGGATGGACATGTACCGCAACACCCGCTCGTCGTCCGGCGGCGCGACCGCGATGGCCATAGCTGGCATCGAGCTTGCACTGTGGGACATCAAGGGCAAGTTCCACGGTGTGCCGGTGCATCGGTTGGTCGGCGGACCGCTCAGGGACAAGCAGCGAGTGTACTGGTCCCACCTGGCCACCTACAGGGCGAGGATGGCCGAGGAGTGGGGCGTCCCCAAGCTGAGCACCATGGAGGACGTCGCCGACTGCGCCCGCGAGGCTGTCGACGCGGGCTACACCGCGTTCAAGACCAACATCGTCTTCCCTGGCGAGAACCCGTCGGTCATCAACAACATGTTCGCCGGTGCGAACGACCAGAACACTCCAACCGACCTCGTTCGGCACACCGTCGAGCAGATCGGCACGATGCGTGACGCCGTCGGCCCCGACATCGACATCTGCCTGGACATCAACTACAACTTCAAGACTCAGGGTGCCATCGCCATCGGCAGGGCGCTGGAGCCGTTTGACCTGTTCTGGATGGAGATCGACAACCAGGACCCCGACGCGCTGCTGCAGCTCAAGATGGCGCAGCGAACACCGATCTGCACAGGCGAGCAGCTTCTAGGACTGCGCCAGTACCAGCCGTACTTCAGGAAGCACGCAATGGACACGGTCAAGGTCGACGTCCAGTGGCAGGGATTCTCACAGGCCAAGAAGGTCGCCGACCTCGCCGAGGTTTACGAGATGAACATCGCCCCACACAACTACAATTCGCACCTGTCCAGCTTCCAGAGCCTGAACCTGACCGCCGCCGTCTCCAACGTCCGTATCATGGAGAGCGACGCCGACTCCGCCGCCTGGCGCGACGAGCTGACCACAGATCTCCCCGAGATCGAAAACGGCTGGATGACCATCCCAACCCGCCCCGGCTGGGGCACCGACCTCAACGAAGAGGCCGCCCGCAAATACGCCTGGCAGGGATGA
- a CDS encoding BrnA antitoxin family protein, producing the protein MTDRFLPGVPAEQVEAWFKFKAKDGRGYQTDINRALREHVQRVEKEKSEINSQA; encoded by the coding sequence GTGACCGACAGGTTCCTGCCCGGAGTCCCGGCCGAACAGGTCGAGGCGTGGTTCAAGTTCAAGGCCAAAGATGGGCGCGGCTACCAGACGGACATCAACCGCGCCCTCCGTGAGCATGTGCAGAGAGTCGAGAAAGAGAAGTCTGAGATCAATTCTCAGGCATAG
- a CDS encoding mandelate racemase/muconate lactonizing enzyme family protein: MGGKTRDRVRCYMHVRAPSDNDTAEGLAQDALKVANEGFTAVRFSPFPRNFHLHKSYSGWADEAVNRVGAVREAVGPDVDICVEIHRQMNPAESIWLGRRLEQFNPFFYEDPMLPDSPAIMGDVAANCNIPIATGERFATIFEYQQLLEAKAASYVRPDLCVCGGLSGCKKVAAMAESYHVKVIPHNPLSPVSTAACVQLDACIPNFALQEYTGESVPPKSDLLVNPLELIEGYLTVPDGPGLGIELNEAALSQPENPKVLNTPIGFDGSVQDR; the protein is encoded by the coding sequence ATGGGCGGCAAGACCCGTGACCGTGTTCGCTGCTACATGCACGTCCGCGCACCGTCGGACAACGACACCGCTGAGGGACTAGCCCAGGACGCGCTGAAGGTCGCCAACGAGGGATTCACCGCCGTCAGGTTCTCGCCGTTCCCCAGGAACTTCCACCTGCACAAGTCCTACAGCGGCTGGGCCGACGAGGCGGTCAACCGGGTCGGAGCGGTGCGTGAGGCAGTCGGGCCTGACGTGGACATCTGCGTCGAGATCCACCGACAGATGAACCCGGCAGAGAGCATCTGGCTCGGCCGCAGGCTGGAGCAGTTCAATCCGTTCTTCTACGAGGACCCGATGCTGCCGGACAGTCCTGCGATCATGGGCGACGTCGCCGCAAACTGCAACATCCCTATCGCGACCGGCGAGCGCTTCGCCACGATATTCGAGTACCAGCAGCTCCTTGAAGCCAAGGCTGCGTCGTACGTGCGACCGGACCTGTGCGTGTGCGGCGGGCTGTCGGGCTGCAAGAAGGTCGCGGCGATGGCCGAGTCGTACCACGTCAAGGTGATCCCGCATAACCCGCTGTCCCCTGTCAGCACGGCAGCGTGTGTCCAGCTCGACGCGTGCATACCGAACTTCGCACTCCAGGAGTACACCGGCGAGTCGGTGCCTCCCAAGAGCGACCTGCTGGTTAATCCCCTTGAGCTGATCGAAGGCTACCTGACGGTGCCGGATGGCCCCGGACTCGGCATCGAGCTGAACGAGGCTGCCCTGTCCCAACCCGAGAACCCCAAAGTGCTGAACACCCCAATCGGCTTCGACGGCTCAGTCCAAGACCGGTAG